One stretch of Xiphophorus hellerii strain 12219 chromosome 21, Xiphophorus_hellerii-4.1, whole genome shotgun sequence DNA includes these proteins:
- the LOC116711549 gene encoding vascular cell adhesion protein 1-like codes for MKDYHSLSENMLTVNMLLSVFFLSGGFADHCQGRLPSFVIATPKSIVALSGSCLQVPCSFTDIVAEQDFKSGKQTSAAWIPSNKFIFDISQGFNNHQINITGNIKQRNCTTVFSDINTTQETEYFLRIEMDTYKGTGCSTPLKITVQDSPEKPSIEPDLTNLKENQSVTVTCSAFTPCPQSPPKLTWNLQQDSLNQTEKNTDGTFTTKIQKNITLSDTHDGYNISCSARYPVIGGIKTAETEVTLSVSYAPRNTSASISPSSLVSTGTWVELSCSSRAKPPPSFTWFRNSTNGAMNVSVGPVYFNATEGEEYYCVATNDLGTNRSPVILVTNKAFPLWIALLPSIIVILLICLVICVWCKFKHPTPRQTQTQTETEVQMSDRKPDEEIHYGEVSFLPRRPEASAVSVQDSGQQELVYASVKGSADRSEDLYAHVKKN; via the exons ATGAAGGACTATCACAGTCTGTCTGAGAACATGTTGACAGTCAACATGTTACTGAGTGTCTTCTTTCTTTCAG gtGGCTTTGCTGATCATTGTCAAGGTCGTTTACCTTCCTTTGTCATTGCAACACCAAAGTCCATCGTAGCACTGAGTGGATCTTGTTTGCAAGTCCCATGTAGCTTCACAGATATAGTAGCAgaacaagattttaaaagtggaaaacaaaCCTCTGCAGCATGGATTCCAAGtaataagtttatttttgacatcagTCAGGGATTTAATAACcatcaaataaatattactggaaacataaaacagagaaactgcaccactgtgttttctgatataaatacaacacaagaAACGGAATATTTCCTCAGAATCGAGATGGATACATACAAAGGAACAGGTTGTTCTACTCCTCTAAAGATTACAGTTCAAG ATTCTCCTGAGAAACCCAGTATTGAACCTGATCTGACAAATCTGAAGGAGAATCAGTCTGTCACTGTAACCTGCTCAGCTTTCACTCCCTGTCCACAATCACCTCCTAAACTCACCTGGAATCTCCAACAAGACTCTCTCaatcaaacagagaaaaacacagatggaaCCTTTACAACTAAAATCCAGAAGAACATCACTCTGTCAGACACACATGATGGATACAACATCAGCTGTTCTGCCAGATATCCTGTGATTGGAGGAATCAAGACAGCAGAGACAGAAGTGACTCTCAGTGTTTCAT ATGCTCCTAGAAACACCTCAGCATCCATCAGTCCATCAAGTTTGGTGTCAACAGGTACCTGGGTGGAGCTGAGCTGCTCCAGCAGAGCCAAACCTCCAcccagcttcacctggttcaggaACAGCACAAATGGAGCCATGAATGTGTCTGTGGGGCCAGTTTACTTCAATGCCACTGAGGGAGAAGAGTATTACTGTGTGGCCACAAATGATCTGGGTACAAACAGATCACCTGTGATCCTAGTTACTAATAAAG CATTTCCATTATGGATTGCACTTCTTCCATCAATCATTGTCATTTTGCTCATCTGCCTGGTGATCTGTGTTTG GTGTAAGTTCAAACATCCAACTCCACGACAGACTCAG ACTCAAACAGAGACGGAGGTTCAAATGTCAGACAGAAAGCCAGATGAAGAAATCCACTATGGTGAAGTGAGCTTCCTCCCGAGGAGACCTGAAGCCTCCGCCGTCTCAGTGCAGGACAGTGGACAGCAGGAGTTGGTGTACGCTTCGGTCAAAGGGTCTGCTGATCGTTCAGAGGATCTCTACGCTCATGTGAAGAAAAACTAA